From a region of the Parus major isolate Abel chromosome 25LG1, Parus_major1.1, whole genome shotgun sequence genome:
- the MUC1 gene encoding mucin-1: MAFTVLLLLLVLGTGTRAMTTETTMEMETTETTTVEMTTETTTTTLSPNIFPKSTGGSRPRTSVFPYATVFPSINTTNFQFGNHSRGNSTSNSTVVPVPSSPAVPHANATSNSSWIPHNGSSAAPTTMDGTRGNRSTSAQVFPTQITSEGSTAHRQTPTQHGPNPSKTTAQLPAAVQLLVRVPLSFRIINRSFNESLRDPASEEYRSLSRTVLAMFEHVFGCAGCMGTQTYAGCSELRYSQGSVEVQSTLVFGNGSDAVTPNAAERRLRKSLDQNGFIMGLQLDSIQSSTAAMFPAPVPMVPDWAIALLVLVSILLLFSIFTCLLLMSTCTCRRKSRGKLDLLSQKDSYHPMAEYLQYQSHGRYVSPNSKANPYSQVAGSSTTRAGTFTYTNPTAGSDNL, from the exons ATGGCGTTCActgtccttctgctgctgctggtgctgggcacag GTACACGTGCCATGACCACCGAGACAACCATGGAGATGGAAACCACCGAAACAACCACCGTGGAGATGACCACGGAAACAACCACCACCACCTTGTCACCAAACATATTCCCCAAAAGCACAGGGGGCAGCCGACCCCGAACCTCTGTCTTCCCCTATGCCACCGTGTTCCCCAGCATAAACACCACGAACTTCCAGTTTGGCAACCACTCCAGAGGCAACAGCACATCCAACAGCACTGTtgtgcctgtccccagcagcccagccgTCCCCCATGCCAATGCCACCTCAAACAGCAGCTGGATCCCCCACAACGGCAGCTCTGCCGCTCCCACCACCATGGATGGCACCAGAGGCAACAGGAGCACCAGTGCTCAGGTCTTTCCCACCCAGATAACGTCTGAGGGCAGCACGGCTCACAGGCAGACCCCCACCCAGCATGGTCCCAACCCCAGCAAAaccacagcccagctgcctgctgctgtccagctgcTCGTCCGTGTCCCGCTGTCCTTCCGCATCATCAACAGGAGCTTCAACGAGAGCCTGCGTGACCCAGCGTCAGAGGAGTACAGGAGCCTGAGCCGCACTGTCCTGGCCATG TTTGAACATGTCTTTGGCTGTGCGGGCTGCATGGGCACGCAGACCTACGCCGGGTGCAGCGAGCTGCGGTacag CCAAGGCTCGGTGGAGGTCCAGTCCACCCTCGTGTTTGGGAATGGAAGCGACGCTGTCACTCCCAACGCTGCTGAGCGGCGCCTGAGGAAGAGCCTGGACCAGAACGGTTTCATCATGGGCCTACAGCTGGACAGCATCCAGA GCTCCACAGCAGCGATGTTCCCAGCTCCAGTGCCCATGGTCCCGGACTGGGCCATCGCTCTGTTGGTCCTGgtcagcatcctgctgctgttcagcatCTTCACCTGTCTCCTCCTGATG TCCACCTGCACCTGCCGCCGGAAAAGCCGAGGGAAGCTGGACCTGCTCAGCCAGAAAGATTCCTACCACCCCATGGCTGAATACCTCCAGTACCAGAGCCACGGGCGCTACGTGTCCCCCAACAGCAAAGCCAACCCCTACAGCCAG GTGGCCGGCAGCAGCACCACGAGGGCCGGCACCTTCACCTACACCAACCCCACCGCCGGCTCCGACAACCTCTGA